The Arachis ipaensis cultivar K30076 chromosome B07, Araip1.1, whole genome shotgun sequence genome includes a window with the following:
- the LOC107607819 gene encoding uncharacterized protein LOC107607819: MERFNKACLEIQDLPMEAVIMGLVNGLREGSFSQSILKRHPTSLSDVQEKAEKYINIEKNVRLRETSWQPGHSHSSKEREKEPKNKEEVGPERPRRYHSYTPLRVFLVDVYRKIFHTERLPPPRPIKNKKRGGSRGDYCEYHKLYGHSTNDCYNLKNVVEKLAREGRLDKYLIKRSDHHGKTKRDDEGRRYPPPQTPKRHIHMISGGFGGGGLTKSSRKRHLNEVYQVGSEAPDLPIISFTKEDGQGIILGHDDPVVITMIMANAHLHRTLVD, from the coding sequence atggaaaggttcaacaaagcgtgcTTAGAAATTCAAGATCTGCCCATGGAGGCAGTAATTATGGGCCTAGTAAATGGACTCCGAGAAGGCTCCTTCTCCCAGTCCATCTTGAAAAGGCACCCGACCTCCCTGAGTGATGTACAGGAGAAagctgagaagtacatcaacatagaGAAAAATGTCAGACTTCGAGAGACAAGCTGGCAACCTGGGCACTCTCACTCatcaaaagagagagaaaaagagccCAAGAATAAAGAGGAAGTCGGCCCAGAAAGGCCTAGGAGATATCACTCCTATACTCCTCTACGAGTTTTCTTAGTTGATGTATACAGAAAAATTTTTCATACAGAAAGACTACCTCCCCCTAGGcccatcaaaaataaaaagaggGGGGGAAGCCGtggcgactactgtgagtaccataaactatatggtcactcaacaaatgattGTTACAACCTAAAAAATGTggtagaaaagctggccagagaaggtcgacTTGATAAATATCTCATAAAAAGGTCGGATCATCATGGCAAAACAAAGCGAGATGACGAGGGCCGAAGAtacccaccaccacaaaccccGAAAAGACATATACACATGATCTCAGGAGGATTCGGTGGAGGTGGTCTCACCAAGTCATCTCGCAAGAGACACTTGAATGAAGTCTACCAGGTCGGGAGCGAAGCTCCTGACCTACCCATTATTTCTTTCACTAAAGAAGATGGGCAAGGTATCATTCTTGGACATGATGATCCAGTCGTGATAACCATGATCATGGCCAATGCACATCTTCACAGAACTCTGGTAGATTAG
- the LOC107606051 gene encoding replication factor C subunit 3, translating to MAETISPMEIDGNETPFPSSTDKGKRVFVAGNNSGKGKATPWVEKYRPQSLDDVAAHRDIISTIDRLTTENRLPHLLLYGPPGTGKTSTILAVARKLYGKQYHKMILELNASDERGIDVVRQQIQDFASTQSLTFGAKALVKLVLLDEADAMTKDAQFALRRVIEKYTKSTRFALICNHVNKIIPALQSRCTRFRFAPLDEVHVTDRLKHVIKAEGLDVEDSGLAALVRLSNGDMRKALNILQSTHMASQQITEEAVYLCTGNPLPKDIEQISYWLLNEQFSESFRRIHEIKTRKGLALVDIVREVTMFVFKIKMPPDVRVQLINDLADIEYRLSFGCNDKLQLGSIIATFTRARSALVAAAK from the exons ATGGCGGAGACTATCTCTCCCATGGAAATCGACGGCAACGAAACCCCTTTCCCTTCAAGTACCGACAAGGGTAAGAGGGTCTTCGTCGCCGGGAACAACTCCGGTAAAGGCAAGGCCACTCCGTGGGTCGAGAAGTACCGCCCTCAGTCCCTAGATGACGTCGCTGCTCACCGTGACATCATCAGTACCA TTGATAGGCTGACTACTGAGAACAGATTGCCACATCTTCTACTATATGGTCCACCTGGCACGGGCAAAACTTCGACTATTCTTGCCGTGGCACGCAAACTCTATGGAAAGCAATACCACAAGATGATTTTGGAGCTCAATGCCTCTGATGAAAGAGGAATTGATGTTGTACGGCAGCAGATTCAAGATTTTGCTAGCACCCAGAGCTTAACATTTGG TGCAAAGGCCTTAGTGAAATTGGTCTTGCTAGATGAAGCAGATGCCATGACAAAGGATGCCCAATTTGCATTACGTAGAG TGATTGAGAAATATACAAAAAGTACAAGGTTTGCACTTATCTGCAATCATGTAAATAAGATTATCCCTGCACTACAATCAAGGTGCACTCGATTTCGATTTGCCCCTCTTGATGAAGTCCATGTCACTGATAGACTGAAGCATGTTATTAAAGCTGAAGG GCTTGATGTTGAAGACAGTGGCTTAGCTGCACTTGTTCGCCTTAGCAATGGTGATATGAGAAAGGCTTTGAATATTCTTCAG TCAACGCATATGGCTTCtcagcagataacagaagaagcTGTATACCTGTGCACTGGAAATCCATTGCCCAAAGATATTGAGCAAATATCTTATTGGCTGCTAAATGAACAATTTTCAGAGAGTTTTAGAA GAATACATGAAATCAAGACAAGGAAAGGATTGGCCCTGGTAGATATTGTGAGAGAAGTGACAAT GTTTGTCTTTAAGATTAAGATGCCTCCAGATGTCCGAGTACAGTTGATTAATGATTTGGCAGACATAGA GTACAGATTAAGTTTTGGGTGCAATGACAAGCTTCAGCTTGGTTCAATTATTGCTACGTTTACTCGAGCCAGATCTGCACTGGTTGCTGCTGCTAAATAG
- the LOC107606052 gene encoding NAC domain-containing protein 2 codes for MASELQLPPGFRFHPTDEELVLHYLCRKCTSQPIAVPIIAEIDLYKYDPWDLPGMASYGEKEWYFFSPRDRKYPNGSRPNRAAGTGYWKATGADKPIGQPKPVGIKKALVFYSGKAPKGDKTNWIMHEYRLADVDRSVRKKNSLRLDDWVLCRIYNKKGSIEKQQPSSGVSTVVNQKAESSEVEDKKPDIVPRGGGGGVLPPHPPTAQASAGGVTTDYMYFDNSDSVPKLHTDSSCSEQVVSPEFASEVQSEPKWNEWDKNLESAYNYLDATLTNGFGFPFQGNNQMSPLQDMFMNLPKPF; via the exons ATGGCATCGGAGCTTCAATTGCCGCCTGGATTTCGATTCCATCCAACAGATGAAGAACTCGTGTTGCACTATCTCTGCCGTAAATGCACTTCACAACCGATTGCTGTTCCGATCATTGCCGAGATCGACCTTTATAAATATGATCCCTGGGACCTTCCTG GTATGGCATCCTATGGTGAGAAGGAGTGGTATTTTTTTTCACCTAGAGATAGAAAATATCCGAATGGGTCTAGACCGAATCGGGCTGCAGGAACTGGTTACTGGAAGGCAACCGGAGCCGATAAGCCTATTGGACAACCCAAACCAGTTGGGATTAAGAAAGCTCTGGTCTTTTACTCTGGAAAGGCTCCCAAAGGAGATAAGACCAATTGGATTATGCACGAATATCGTCTTGCAGACGTAGATCGTTCTGTTCGCAAAAAGAATAGCCTCAGG CTGGATGACTGGGTGCTGTGTCGCATCTACAATAAGAAAGGATCAATCGAGAAGCAACAACCGAGCAGCGGCGTCAGTACCGTCGTGAACCAGAAGGCCGAATCTTCGGAAGTCGAAGACAAGAAGCCCGATATAGTTCCACGTGGCGGCGGCGGGGGCGTACTTCCACCGCATCCTCCTACGGCTCAGGCTTCGGCAGGCGGCGTGACGACAGATTATATGTACTTCGACAACTCCGATTCGGTTCCGAAGCTTCACACGGACTCGAGTTGCTCGGAGCAGGTGGTGTCGCCGGAGTTTGCGAGCGAGGTTCAGAGCGAGCCAAAGTGGAACGAGTGGGATAAAAACCTCGAAAGTGCGTATAATTACCTCGATGCCACACTCACCAACGGTTTTGGGTTCCCGTTTCAGGGTAACAATCAGATGTCGCCGCTCCAGGATATGTTCATGAACCTTCCGAAACCGTTCTGA